A region of Mustela lutreola isolate mMusLut2 chromosome 17, mMusLut2.pri, whole genome shotgun sequence DNA encodes the following proteins:
- the C17H16orf92 gene encoding fertilization-influencing membrane protein — MTSQSPQPCPRSGRVMRLRQWAWAWAWLAGLAAVETAPSQESTNTLARGAESLYFIDRPDFFDYPDSDQARLLAVAQFIGEKPVIFVNSGSTSDFFHHILVGALVVAFFFLLYQFCTHMSCERGA; from the exons ATGACATCACAGAGCCCCCAACCCTGTCCCAGGAGCGGAAGGGTCATGAGGCTGCGGCAGTGGGCGTGGGCATGGGCGTGGCTGGCTGGGCTGGCGGCCGTGGAAACAG CACCCAGCCAGGAGAGCACCAACACCTTGGCTCGGGGAGCAGAGTCTCTGTACTTCATAGACAGACCCGACTTCTTTGATTACCCAGACTCAGACCAAGCCAGGCTCCTGGCTGTGGCCCAGTTTATTGGAGAGAAACCGGTCATCTTTGTTAACTCAG GATCCACCTCCGATTTCTTCCATCACATCTTGGTGGGCGCCCTGGTAGTGGCCTTCTTCTTCCTGCTTTACCAGTTCTGCACACACAT GAGCTGTGAGAGAGGGGCCTGA